ATGCTCGTGCCCACGGGCGCCATCGACGGCGGCCGCGTGTGGGTCGTGCGCAACCGCCGCGGCGACACGGGCAAGGCCTTCGCACAGGGCATCGAAGTGCTCGAGGACCTGGGCGACTACGCCCGCGTCCGCGGCGCGCTCCGATCAGGAGACCTGCTCGCGCTCGACACCACCAATCTCAACGACGGCGCTCGCGTGCGCATCGCTACAGGCAGCAAGGACAGCGACCAATGACATTGATCAAATGCGAACAACTCACTCGTGAGTTCAAGAAGGGCGACGAGATCATCCGTCCGCTCGACGGGCTCGACCTGAACGTCCCCGCCGGCGAATTCATGGCCCTCATGGGCCCCAGCGGCAGCGGCAAGACCACGCTGCTGAACCTCATCGCCGGCATCGACAAGCCCACCAGCGGCAAGCTCATCATCGATGGAATCAACATCGCCGACCTCAGCCGCAACAAGCTGGCGGCCTGGCGCAGCGAAAACGTCGGCTACGTCTTCCAGCTCTACAACCTCGTGCCCGTGCTCACGGCCTTCGAGAACGTGGAGCTCCCACTGCTGCTGCACAAGCTCAGCCGGGCCGAGCGCCGCCAGCGCGTGCAGAAGGCCCTCGAAGACGTCGGCATCTCCGACCGGAGCGACCACTTCCCGCGACAGCTCTCGGGCGGCCAGGAGCAGCGGGTGGCCATCGCCCGCGCGATCGTCACCGACCCGACCATCCTCGTGGCCGACGAGCCCACGGGCGACCTGGACAAGCCCTCGGCCAAGTCCATCATGGAACTGCTCAGCCGCCTCAATCAGGAGCAGGGCAAGACCATCGTGATGGTGACCCACGACCCGGGTACCACCGACTACGCCACGCGCACGCTGCACCTGGACACCGGCAAGCTGGCCGGCGACATGACGCACGACCGAGCCGACGCGGACTCGAACGCCGCCGAGGAGGTGTTGGCATGAATATCTTCCGATTCGTCCCCTACATCGCAAAGCAGGCCTGGCGCCACCGCGTGCGTTCGGGCCTCACGCTCATGGGCATCGCCATCGCGATGTTCCTGTTTACGGCCGTGCAGGCCATGCGCAACGGCGTCGAGGCGGCCACCACCGCGACGGCCAACGACACCACGCTGGTGGTCTACCGCAAGGACCGCTTCTGCCCGGTCACCAGCCAACTTCCCCAGGACTACCAGCGCCGCATCGAGTCGATCCCCGGCGTGGTGTCCGCCGTGCCCATGAAGGTCGTCGTGAGCAACTGCCGGACGAGCCTGGACGTGGTGACCTTCCGCGGCGTACCCAAGGACGACTTCATCGCCGCCCGGGGCGAAAAGTTCCAGGTCATCGACGGCAGCCTCGAAGACTGGAAGCGGCGCACCGACGCGGCGCTGCTGGGCGAGACCCTGGCCACCCGCCGGGGCCTGAAGGCCGGCCAGACCTTCGACGCCGCGGGCATTACCGCCTATGTCGCGGGCGTCATCCGCTCGAAGGATCCGCAAGACCACAACGTCGCCTACACCGCCCTGGAGTTCGTGCAGCTCGCCGGGCGAGACCAGTTGGGCATCGTCACGCAGTTCAACGTGAAGGTTGAAGACGCCAGCATGCTCGACCCCGTGGCCGAGGCCATCGACGATCAGTTCGCCCGCGCCCAGGACCCCACGCAGACGTTCGGTGAGAAGGCCTTCGTCGCGCGCATCGCCGACGACATCGTCGAACTGGTCGGCTTTGCCAACTGGCTGGGCATTGGGGCCCTGATCGCCGTGCTCGCGCTGGTGGGCAACGCCATCATCCTCAGCGTCCAGAGCCGCATCGCCGAGCACGCCGTGCTGCAGACCCTGGGCTTCAACGGCCGCCTGGTCGCGTTGCTCATCGTGGCAGAGGGCGTGCTCATCTCGCTCATCGGTGGCGTGCTGGGCGCGGCCGTCGCCATGCTCGTGGCGCGCTTCGGCAGCTTCGCGCTGTCGGTCGAGGGCCAGTCCATCCCCATCACCGCGAGTTGGCAGCTGCTGGCCGTGGGCGTGGGCGTGTGCGTAGCGCTGGGCGTGCTGGCGGGGCTGGTGCCCGCGTGGCAGGCCTCTCGCCGCGAGATCGCAACGTGCTTCCGGGCCGTGTAAGAAAGGAAGCCGATGCGGCTGAGACAACTCCCCTTCGAATACGCCTACCGCAACCTCGGCCGCAGCCGCGTGCGCATGCTCGCCAGCATCATCGGCGCCACGCTCGTGGTGCTACTGGTGCTGTCCGCCGCTGGCTTCGTCCGTGGCATGCAACTGACGCTCACCCAGGGCAAGGGCCTGCACGAGAACGTCATCATCATGAGCACCGGCAGCGAGGAAGCGCTGGAGCGCAGCCAGATCGACGCCTCCACCGCGGGCCAGGCCATCGCCAGCATCCCGGGCCTGGTTGAGCGCGGCGGGGTCACCTACGCCTCGCCCGAGATCAACATCGCCCTGCCGGTCAACACCGACGCCAGCGACACCACGCCGCGCCAGGCCGTCATCCGCGGCGTGCGCCCCGTCGCGTTCCTGGTGCACAGCGAGGTCGAGATCGTCGAGGGACGCCAGCCCCGCAGCGGGCAGGACGAGATCATCGTCGGCTCGCTGGCCGCCACGCGCCTGGGCCTGCCCGACGAGCGCCTGGCCGTCGGCAACACGCTGTACTTTGACAACCGCGACTGGACCATCGTCGGCAAGTTCCGCGCGCCCAACACGGTGATGGACGCCGAGATCTGGATGCCCATCATCGACTTGCAGGTGGCCACCAAGCGCGAAGCCACCCTGTCGGCGGTCGTGGTGAGCCTCGACACCGCGCGCTTCTCCGACGTCGACGTCTTCGCCAAGAGCCGGCTCGACCTCGAAATCACCGCCATGCGCGAGGCCGACTACTACGCTTCGATCGCCGCGTTCTATCGGCCCATCCGCATCATGGTCATCGTCACCGCCTCGCTCATCGCGCTCGGCGGCCTGCTGGGCGGGCTGAACACCATGTACGCCAGCTTTGCCGCCCGCGTACGCGAAATCGGCACGCTCCAGGCCTTCGGCTTCACGCGCGCCGCCATCGTCACCAGCCTCAGCGAAGAGTCGCTCTTCGCCGCCGCCATCGGCACCATCTTCGGGGCCATCCTGGGCCTCTTGCTGCTCGATGGCCTCGCCGTCAAGTTCTCCATGGGCGCCTTCGCGCTCACGCTCGACGCGCCGGTCATGCTCGCGGGCATCGCTGGCGGCGTGCTCGTGGGCCTGGTGGGCGCCATCCCGCCAGCCATTCGCTGCCTGCGTTTACCCATTCCCCAAGCCCTCAAGATGCATTGAGTACCATTGCACCAACCGAAAGGAGCCTCCCCATGAAGTTCACACGCACCATCGCCGCCGCCTCCATCGCCGGCCTTGCCCTCGGCCTGGTCGCCTGCAAGGAAGAGTCGACGAGTTCGACCGACGGCGCCTCGACGTCCAGCGCCGCTCCGGTCTCGGCCGAGTGGAGGCTCGCCTCCATGCCAGCCGATGCGCAGGGCGTCAAGAGCATCAAGGACACCGCCGCCGAAGGAGACACCGTCACCGTCCGCGGCATCATCGGCGGCCGCAAGGACGCATTGAGCAAGGACTCGGCGTTCTTCGTGATGGTTGATCCCGCACTGGAAAACGTCTGCGTCAGCGAAGACGACCACTGCGACACGCCGTGGGACTACTGCTGCGCCATGCCCGAAGACATCCAGGCCAACAGCGCCACGGTGCAACTCGTCGATGCCGAGGGAAACCCGCTGGAGTTTGATCTCTCGGGCCAGGGCATCTCGCCGCTGGACGAAGTCGTGGTCGTCGGCACCGTCGCGGCCCGTCCGACGCCGCAGGTGCTCACGATCCGCGCCACCGGGCTACATCGCGTGGCCCAGTAGGCCATAATGCCTCATGTCCGATGCGCAGAAGATCACCGATGCCCTGAGCGAATTGCACGCGCGGTACGCCGGCCTGGATGACGGCGAGCTGGCCGACTACATCCCCGAGCTGGCCAACGTCGACCCCTCGCTGTTCTCCATCGCCGTCGCGACGGCCGACGGGAACGTCTGCGCTGTCGGCGATCACGAGACCCCGTTCACCATCCAGTCCTCCTCCAAGCCCTTTACCTACGGCCACGCGCTGGGCATGCACGGCCGCAGCATGGTGCTCAGCCGCGTGGGCGTCGAGCCCACGGGCGACGCGTTCAACTCCATCATCAAGCTCGACGCGGCCAACCGCCCCCACAACCCCTGCGTCAACAGCGGCGCCATCGCCGTCACCAGCCTGCTGCGAGAGATGGACGCCACCGCAAGCGTCAAGCAACTGCTGGACAGCTTCAACCGCTTCGCCGGCCGAAAGCTCAGCGTCGACCTGCCCGTCTTCACCAGCGAGCGCACGCACGGCAACCGCAACCGCGCCATTGCCTACCTCATGCTGCACTTCGGCATGATCGAGGGCGACGTCGATGCCATCCTCGACCTCTACTTTCAGCAGTGCGCCATCCAGGTCACATGCAAGGACCTGGCCGTCATGGCGGGCACGCTGGCAAACGGCGGGATCAATCCCGTCACCGGCGAGCGCGCCCTCGACGCCGCCTACGTCCGCGACGTCCTCACCGTCATGCAGACCTGCGGCATGTACGACTACTCGGGACAATGGGCATACACCGTGGGGCTGCCGGCCAAGAGCGGCATCTCGGGCGCCATCTTCGCCGTCGTTCCGGGCAAGCTCGGCATCGCCTGCTACTCGCCCAAGGTCGACCACCACGGCCACAGCGTGCGCGGCCTGCGGGTCTTCGAAGACCTCTCCCACGAGTTCGGGCTGCACTTGTTCGAGGTCGACCACCAGGACGGCACCGCCGCCATCGACTCGATGTTCGAGCGCCGCACGCCCGGCGCCCAGCCAACCACCGATGCGCTTCCCGAGAGTCCAACGGCATACACGCCCGATCGCGGGCGTGCTCCGGAACACTCAGAGTAAGGAAGGGCCGAGACGAGTCGTGCTCAGCTGGCCTCGGCCCGAGGGTGCGCCTTGTCGTAGCTCTCGCGCAGACGCTGGCCGCTCAGGTGCGTGTACACCTGCGTGGTGCTCAGCGACTGGTGGCCCAGCAGGGCCTGCACCGCGCGAAGATCGGCGCCATTGTCCAGAAGGTGCGTGGCGAACGTGTGCCGCAGCGTGTGCGGGCTGATCGAAGAATCCAGTCCCACCATGCCCAGGTACTTATCCAGCTTCCGACGGACGCTCCGGCTGCTCAGCCGCTTGCCGTGCTTGTTGATGAACAGCGGGGTCTTGTCGGCCTCGCCCTTCAGCACGTTGCTGAACCTGGGATCGGTGCGCAGTCGCTCGACGTAGCGGCCCATGGTCTCCATGGCACGCTCGCCCAGCGGCACGAGGCGCTCCTTGTTGCCCTTGCCCTTCACACGGATCACCCGCTGTTCGAAGTCGATGTCGGCAAAGGTCAGGCCCACCAGTTCGCTCACGCGGAGCCCGGTGGAGTAGAGCGTCTGCAGGATCGCTCGGTCGCGCGTGCCCAGCACGTCCTTCTCGTCCGGTGCGCTCAGGAGCTGCTCGACCTGCTCGATCGTGATGGCCTTGGGCAGCCGCTTGGTCTGCCGAGGCGTGCGGATCTGCACCATCGGGTTGCTGCTGGCGACCTTGCCCCTGACGGCCCACTTGAAGAACGAACGCAGCGTGGCGATCTTGCGCGCCAGCGTCGCGGCCGAGTAGTGGTGCGCGTCCAGGTGCTCGAGGAACTTGCGAATCAGCTCGCTGTCGGCCTCGCAGATCGCATCGGTCAGCGTCGGGCCGGCGCCCTTCTGGCCCGCCAGGCGGCGTTCGTAGGCGGCCTGCTCGGCGGCAGGGTCGATCTCGCGCTGCAGGTGCTCGATCAGGAACTCGATGAACTGCTTCAGGTCGGCCCCATAGCACCGGGCGGTGTAGGGGCTGAACTGACGCTCATCGGTCAGGTAGGTGCTGAAAGCTTCGGTGAGCGGCAATGCCGTCATGTCTGCACTCCTTCGCGGGGTCCACCGCGGACCCTGCAGGCGTCTGAGCGAGGTCCGACTCGCACGCCCGACGCATGAGATATCGGCCAGTTTCGAAGGCGGGTTTGGTTCCGTTCAAACATTCTGAACGACTTTTTTCGCATCGATAGCTACTGGCTTTCCCTCATTTCCGTGGCCTCCAGGCCACCCGTGGCCCGATCTCGGGCCAAACGAACCCATTCGCGGCGGAGCAGCAGCCCCACCGACTCGTACGTCACGAATCGCTCGTACGAAGGCATGCTCCGCAGGTACCGCTCCCACCCGAGCGACGACACCGTTTCCTGACGCCCATCGGCGTAGCGACGCACCCGCATCTTCACGTCGTGGTCACGCCCGTCGAGCACCAGCATGACCGAACTCGCCGGTCCGCGACCCTCCAGGCTCTGGGTGCCGAAGTAGTCGTAGTCGGTCGGCTCGTCGCGGAGGTTCCGAGGATCGATCTCGATCTCGGTCGAGCCGCCCCGGGCCAGCGAACCCGGACGGGCGTATAGCCCGAGCGCGATGCCCATGACCGGCGCATATGGGTCATACGCGGTAATGCTGCCCACCACCACGCCGTCGGCGCCGACCGCCCGGGCCAGGCGATCCAGATCGGCCGGCGTTTCGGGGTGAACCATCTCGAGGCTGGCCATCGCGTCGATCGTGCGGTTCAGCGGCAACGCTCGGAGTCCCTGCACCTGGGTGATGGTCGCCACGAGCGTGTCGCTCACCACCAGGCGGTCCACCGCCGTCGTCCCGCTCTCGTTGCGAAGGGGAACGACGGCCCACACGGGCTCGCTCGGCGTGCTGGCATATGGCGAAATCAACTGCTGCGGCGGTCGCAACGGATCGGGCTTCGCACAGCCCGACACCAGCGATACCACAACCGACAGGCTCAGCGCGATCAACGCGCTCCAGGCTTTCATACCCGTATTGTTGCACCAAAGAACAACGCCCGGAGTTACCGGGCGTTGCGATCAATGGATTTTCGGGCTTTCCCTTAGTTGCCGCCCGTGTCCGGCACGCCGGTGTACGCCGGGCCCTGGTTGGCTGGGTTGTTGACGTCGGGGTCAACGCCCGTGGCCGCCAGGATGGCGTTGTTGGCGCTCATGGACCAGATGTTGTCCACGCCGCCGCGATCGGAGATGTAGAAGATCTCGTTGCCCGGGCCCCACGAGGGCATCAGGTTGACGGCGTTGTCGTCGGTCAGCTCCACCAGGGCGGTGCCATCCTGGGCCACCATCCACAGCTGGGCCGAAGTCGGACGGGTCTCGTCCATCTTCGCCCACTGGGTGGGGTTGGGCACGGTCGCGAAGCTGATCCACTTGCCATCGCGGCTCCAAGCCGGGTTGATGCACGCGGCATACGGGCTCGAAGCGACCTGTGTCAGGTTGCTGGCGGTCATGCCGTTGAAGTCCAGGCTCCAGACGGTAAAGGCGCGATCGCCGCGCTCCTTGCTCTGCTGGAACAGGATGCGCTCGCCGTTGCCCGTAGCGCTGTTGCCGGCAACCGGCGACCACTGCGGGAACAGGCCGTAGGTCAGGAACTTGCTCACGCCCGGGTTGCCGACTTCGGTTACCCAGAGCTCCCACTTACCGCTCACCTCGCCCAGGCGGCTGAAGGCAAGGTACTTGCCATCGGGCGACCAGGTCGGGTGAAGCTCGTGGCTGCTCTCGGTGGTGATCTGCACGGCCTTGCCACCGGTGGTGGGCATGACGAACAGGTCCCAGTTGCCCGAGCGATTGCTCGAGAAGGCCACCCGCGTGCCGTCGGGGCTGAACTTGGGCATCACGTCGTTGCCCTCGCTCTTGGTCAGGCGCGTGATGACGCGGCTGTCGACCGGCTTGATGAAGATGTCGCTGGTCAGGCTGTGCTGCGTGCTGGCGAACGTGATGTAGCGACCATCGGGCGACACGTCCGGATCGAAGTCGGCGCCCTCGACGCTGAAGCTGATCTGCGAAAGGTTGTTGCCGCCGATGCGATCCGGATCGAGCGCCACCAGCCCGGCATTGTCGGTGAACACCTCGCCGTAGAAGCCATGCACCGCGTCGGTGGGCTGGAACTGGGCGGGCGTCTTGGGGCTCAGGCTCAATCGCTCGCCGGCCCGAGGTGAACCACCCATGTGCTGGAAGCCCTGCGAGTCATCGGCCGTCAGACCGATGGCGTAGGGATCGATGGGCGTGGACGTTGACGGCGAGCGGTTGCGGTCGTAGTTGCTGCTGGCCACCGGCTGGCGGTACGTCGCCCGCGCCGTCGTGGGCGTGCTGGTCTGCTGCTCGCTCGTGCGGATCACCGGGCCGCCGGCCGTAGCCGTGCCCGAGCTGGTGCTGCACGCGGTGGTCAAGCCGGCAACCGCGATCAGCGCCGCGGCGGCCAGGACGGTCGAGTTCATGCTGCTGTTCATCATCGTTCGGGTCTCCATCCCTGGTTCACGGTCCCGTGACTTCCAATCGGCGGGCCAACCGCGGCCCTCGCTGCACCGCCCGTCGCGGCACACGCCACGCGGGCAAGACTCCCGGCCGAATGTCCGGACCAATCAGTCCGGTCACATCGCCCGTGACGGTTGTTTCGGCGCTCCAGAGACCCGCCTGAAGTCCGACTGCCTCAATGCAACGAAAATCGACCGCCCGCCCCGAGCCAAGACCGGGTTATGGGTCGCTCGCCAATGAAAAAGACCCGACGCTCTCACGTCGGGCCTCACCACGGCTCCCGTTTGCTTGCAGCGAATCAATGGCCCTCAGGCATGGCTATCGGCCGACCGTCCCACGATCGCGGGGGTCTCGCCCCGCCGGACCCACGGCACGTTGGGCCGCTCGTCGGTGGTGTGGGTCAGGTGCTCGAGGTAGTGTCGAAGCTGCGGCTCGGCGAATCTCTCTAAGAAGGCTGGCGAAGCCGAGCGGTTGATGGTGATGATGCGATCGACGACCTGCTCCCGGGTCAATCGCGTTGAAGGGCCAGGCGAGTGGATCTCCGCCATCTCGCACGACTCGGGCATGGCAGCCAGGTCGCGCATCGTGTCGTCTCCGATGTTCCCCGAGCAGCCGGTCCGACGGGCCGGCCGCGGGGTGCGGTGGTTTCGGCCCTTCGAAAGCCCCCGATTCACATTTTTCGGACCTCCGAACGCCGCTCTCGCACGCATAAACTCGATCATGCTGCTCTTTGGCCCAAGGTCTGGTGGTGGGTGGATGCTCCGCTCACAAGGTGCTGAGCCCGACTGGCCCGCCTGGGCCGGCAACATTTTTTCAGACGCACCCGAGCCCCAACCCAACCAAACACTGATCGCCTGGTCGGGCTGGTTCGATGATCAGGCCGACCCCCAATCGGGCGTCTTCCATCACGACCCACGCACCTGGACCGCCATCGGATGGGAAACCCTCGAAGCCCGGCTCGGCGAGATCCTGCCCAGGTTCGAGGCCGCGAACGCCAGCCTCCTGCTGCGGCCGCACGTGCGTCATGTGATATCGGACGCTCCGGCCATTCGGCGCGTGCTGGGCCTCTTCGAGACCTCGGCCCTGGGCATCCTCCTCGAGCCGGCCGCCATGCTCACCGCCGGCATGACCGGCGACGCCAGGGACCACCTCACCCGCATCCTCGAGGCCCTGGCCCACCACGAAGGCGTCGCCGCCGTGCTCATGACCGGAGCCGAGCGGCCCGCCCTGGGCGAGGCCGACGGCGAGCACGACGACATCCTCGTGCCCGCCCCGCTCACCCGCGGCTGCCTCGACTACCACGACCTGCTGGCGGTGCTGACCGACCACGGCCCGTTCGAGCGGCCGCTCGCGCTGTACGACGAGGATGTCCCCGCGCAGCTCGACATGCTCCGCCAGGCCGGCGTCCTACCCTCCCAGCCCGCTCATTCCTAGATATCCGCAGGGAGCCAGCATGCCCACCGAGCCCCGCACGCCCACGCTCGACCACCCCAACTTCAAGGCCGTCAAGGACGCCTTCCCGGGCGCCAAGCTCAGCGGCACCGAGTTCCGCGGGCTCAGCTCGCTCATCGTCGAGCCCAAGGACGCCCACGCCGTCATGGCGTTCCTTAAGAACGACCGCGGCTACGACTTCCTGTCGGACGTCACCGCCGCCGACTACCTGAACTACCCCGCCGACATGCCCGGCCGTTTCGGCGTGATCTACAACATGATCAACACCCAAACCGAGGACCGCTTCCTGGTCAAGACTTACGTCGATCCCTCGCTGCCCACCGACGGCATCCAGGAGGATCCGTCGCTGGTGGTCGATAGCGTCACCGACATCTGGCCCGGGGCCGAATGGCCCGAGCGCGAGGTGTTCGACATGTACGGCATCCGCTTCAACGGCCACCCCGACCTCCGCCGCATCCTGACCTGGGAGGCCTACCCCGCCCACCCGCTGCGCAAGGACTACCCCGTCCGCGGCCGCGGCGAGCGCGAGAGCTACAAGATCGTGGATCGCAGCGATGCGTGAGTGAGGCGGGCGGAGCAAGTTCCCTTGCTTCAAGCGTCGTTTTGGGTCATACTGGGTACATGCGTCGCGCCGCTTGCTTGCTCTCTCTTGTACTTTTGACGAATGTGGCGGCGACACTCGCCGACCCCTGCGACAGCGTTCGCATTCCGCCGCCCGGCGTCGTCCCACCGATCGACTTCGGCGGCCGGCTCATCATCGACGGCGACTTCTGGTTCATCGGCGACGTCAACGCCCGCGTGCTCTGCCCGGGGTACT
This portion of the Phycisphaerales bacterium genome encodes:
- a CDS encoding DPP IV N-terminal domain-containing protein; this translates as MMNSSMNSTVLAAAALIAVAGLTTACSTSSGTATAGGPVIRTSEQQTSTPTTARATYRQPVASSNYDRNRSPSTSTPIDPYAIGLTADDSQGFQHMGGSPRAGERLSLSPKTPAQFQPTDAVHGFYGEVFTDNAGLVALDPDRIGGNNLSQISFSVEGADFDPDVSPDGRYITFASTQHSLTSDIFIKPVDSRVITRLTKSEGNDVMPKFSPDGTRVAFSSNRSGNWDLFVMPTTGGKAVQITTESSHELHPTWSPDGKYLAFSRLGEVSGKWELWVTEVGNPGVSKFLTYGLFPQWSPVAGNSATGNGERILFQQSKERGDRAFTVWSLDFNGMTASNLTQVASSPYAACINPAWSRDGKWISFATVPNPTQWAKMDETRPTSAQLWMVAQDGTALVELTDDNAVNLMPSWGPGNEIFYISDRGGVDNIWSMSANNAILAATGVDPDVNNPANQGPAYTGVPDTGGN
- a CDS encoding FtsX-like permease family protein; translated protein: MNIFRFVPYIAKQAWRHRVRSGLTLMGIAIAMFLFTAVQAMRNGVEAATTATANDTTLVVYRKDRFCPVTSQLPQDYQRRIESIPGVVSAVPMKVVVSNCRTSLDVVTFRGVPKDDFIAARGEKFQVIDGSLEDWKRRTDAALLGETLATRRGLKAGQTFDAAGITAYVAGVIRSKDPQDHNVAYTALEFVQLAGRDQLGIVTQFNVKVEDASMLDPVAEAIDDQFARAQDPTQTFGEKAFVARIADDIVELVGFANWLGIGALIAVLALVGNAIILSVQSRIAEHAVLQTLGFNGRLVALLIVAEGVLISLIGGVLGAAVAMLVARFGSFALSVEGQSIPITASWQLLAVGVGVCVALGVLAGLVPAWQASRREIATCFRAV
- the glsA gene encoding glutaminase A — protein: MSDAQKITDALSELHARYAGLDDGELADYIPELANVDPSLFSIAVATADGNVCAVGDHETPFTIQSSSKPFTYGHALGMHGRSMVLSRVGVEPTGDAFNSIIKLDAANRPHNPCVNSGAIAVTSLLREMDATASVKQLLDSFNRFAGRKLSVDLPVFTSERTHGNRNRAIAYLMLHFGMIEGDVDAILDLYFQQCAIQVTCKDLAVMAGTLANGGINPVTGERALDAAYVRDVLTVMQTCGMYDYSGQWAYTVGLPAKSGISGAIFAVVPGKLGIACYSPKVDHHGHSVRGLRVFEDLSHEFGLHLFEVDHQDGTAAIDSMFERRTPGAQPTTDALPESPTAYTPDRGRAPEHSE
- a CDS encoding NADH-quinone oxidoreductase subunit C, whose amino-acid sequence is MPTEPRTPTLDHPNFKAVKDAFPGAKLSGTEFRGLSSLIVEPKDAHAVMAFLKNDRGYDFLSDVTAADYLNYPADMPGRFGVIYNMINTQTEDRFLVKTYVDPSLPTDGIQEDPSLVVDSVTDIWPGAEWPEREVFDMYGIRFNGHPDLRRILTWEAYPAHPLRKDYPVRGRGERESYKIVDRSDA
- the xerC gene encoding tyrosine recombinase XerC; protein product: MTALPLTEAFSTYLTDERQFSPYTARCYGADLKQFIEFLIEHLQREIDPAAEQAAYERRLAGQKGAGPTLTDAICEADSELIRKFLEHLDAHHYSAATLARKIATLRSFFKWAVRGKVASSNPMVQIRTPRQTKRLPKAITIEQVEQLLSAPDEKDVLGTRDRAILQTLYSTGLRVSELVGLTFADIDFEQRVIRVKGKGNKERLVPLGERAMETMGRYVERLRTDPRFSNVLKGEADKTPLFINKHGKRLSSRSVRRKLDKYLGMVGLDSSISPHTLRHTFATHLLDNGADLRAVQALLGHQSLSTTQVYTHLSGQRLRESYDKAHPRAEAS
- a CDS encoding FtsX-like permease family protein, with the translated sequence MRLRQLPFEYAYRNLGRSRVRMLASIIGATLVVLLVLSAAGFVRGMQLTLTQGKGLHENVIIMSTGSEEALERSQIDASTAGQAIASIPGLVERGGVTYASPEINIALPVNTDASDTTPRQAVIRGVRPVAFLVHSEVEIVEGRQPRSGQDEIIVGSLAATRLGLPDERLAVGNTLYFDNRDWTIVGKFRAPNTVMDAEIWMPIIDLQVATKREATLSAVVVSLDTARFSDVDVFAKSRLDLEITAMREADYYASIAAFYRPIRIMVIVTASLIALGGLLGGLNTMYASFAARVREIGTLQAFGFTRAAIVTSLSEESLFAAAIGTIFGAILGLLLLDGLAVKFSMGAFALTLDAPVMLAGIAGGVLVGLVGAIPPAIRCLRLPIPQALKMH
- a CDS encoding ABC transporter ATP-binding protein, which translates into the protein MTLIKCEQLTREFKKGDEIIRPLDGLDLNVPAGEFMALMGPSGSGKTTLLNLIAGIDKPTSGKLIIDGINIADLSRNKLAAWRSENVGYVFQLYNLVPVLTAFENVELPLLLHKLSRAERRQRVQKALEDVGISDRSDHFPRQLSGGQEQRVAIARAIVTDPTILVADEPTGDLDKPSAKSIMELLSRLNQEQGKTIVMVTHDPGTTDYATRTLHLDTGKLAGDMTHDRADADSNAAEEVLA